Proteins co-encoded in one Hyla sarda isolate aHylSar1 chromosome 4, aHylSar1.hap1, whole genome shotgun sequence genomic window:
- the LOC130366758 gene encoding uncharacterized protein LOC130366758 has translation MYKWQCPQGKGIRRRSASISSTSSASEYGDNIRGWVQLDRWFKRKTIRTTGIQYFIQYTDEAIKDLHLFARNLMFKRWHHHIENEQIFTTPEERMAVRILDDLLLEREISPDQQSELKLMLDSVVAASIISKDLADALYVQRPIVSTLYLLPKIHKHQTRPPRRPIISGIDMFRKKTPVNAYLHASSHPEHTLWAIPYGQYLRSKWICSTDQAFQKQAVDLSQRFLDREYRHRNIKKAYNKARNCSRSQLLQPSQHYISPRPTLTARRAKNLNDMLVKSEYRSQTTKNMFGTKDPRRGCTPCGQCVACPNVERSTTFTDSSGNQTCKITYQITRSTRFVIYYAICSCPKIYIGFTTRPVKIRVREHVRDIKAVAAVTNLEDLKPGPRHFQLQHDCDPSSFK, from the exons ATGTATAAATGGCAATGTCCCCAAGGTAAGGGAATACGTAGGAGATCAGCATCAATATCCTCCACATCGTCAGCCAGTGAATATGGTGACAACATCCGTGGGTGGGTCCAACTGGATCGCTGGTTCAAAAGGAAGACGATCAGAACCACAGGAATCCAGTACTTTATCCAATACACAGATGAAG CAATAAAGGACCTCCACTTATTCGCCCGTAATTTAATGTTTAAAAGATGGCATCACCACATAGAAAATGAACAAATCTTCACTACACCCGAGGAGAGGATGGCAGTCCGTATACTTGATGACCTATTATTGGAACGAGAAATTTCGCCTGATCAACAG TCTGAACTGAAACTGATGCTGGACTCCGTAGTGGCAGCCTCAATAATTAGCAAGGATTTGGCCGATGCTCTATATGTGCAACGTCCAATTGTTTCTACTTTATATCTTCTTCCTAAAATACATAAGCACCAGACGCGTCCACCCAGGAGACCGATCATTTCTGGTATAG ATATGTTCCGTAAGAAAACCCCGGTAAATGCATACCTACATGCCTCGTCTCATCCAGAACACACTCTTTGGGCTATTCCATATGGACAGTATCTACGGTCTAAATGGATCTGCTCTACAGACCAGGCATTCCAGAAGCAGGCTGTTGACCTCAGTCAGAGATTCCTCGACCGGGAATATCGTCATAGGAATATCAAGAAAGCCTATAATAAAGCCAGAAACTGCTCAAGGTCTCAACTTCTTCAGCCCTCTCAG CATTACATCTCGCCCCGACCCACCTTGACAGCTAGGAGGGCCAAAAACCTTAATGATATGCTGGTTAAGAGTGAATATCGATCACAAACAACTAAGAATATGTTTGGGACAAAGGATCCGAGACGGGGCTGCACTCCTTGTGGCCAGTGTGTGGCCTGCCCCAATGTGGAAAGATCTACAACATTCACTGACTCATCTGGCAATCAAACATGTAAGATTACATATCAAATTACACGGTCTACAAGATTTGTCATCTATTATGCTATTTGTTCTTGTCCTAAGATCTACATTGGATTTACCACACGGCCTGTTAAAATTCGAGTGAGAGAACATGTCCGGGACATTAAAGCAGTGGCAGCAGTGACCAATCTTGAGGACCTTAAACCAGGTCCAAGGCATTTTCAGTTGCAACACGACTGTGATCCATCCTCATTCAAG TGA